The following are from one region of the Dermacentor albipictus isolate Rhodes 1998 colony chromosome 5, USDA_Dalb.pri_finalv2, whole genome shotgun sequence genome:
- the LOC135898254 gene encoding uncharacterized protein has translation MQVSQTYALFAKKSSNYLLVQLPSPRCCVAIATECIHVIRLLLIISGDVETNPGPASLDTVLAELQKLTAGQTTLVQELKSLKLQLTTTDKTISDLNKRMTDLEVHYQALMPLRQDIKILQTTSTETTRLVTALEARFDDAENRSRRNNLIFHGITDPTTNETFTKSEELIIQICRDHLQTDINPTDIERAHRLGKHTKDRNRPIIVKFAHWKTKDALLSKGRMLKGTNYSVGEDFSRLTQKARKALLHFAKSKSLTYSLRYKTLYIGPKRYVFDDSSNSVKEIL, from the coding sequence atgcaggttAGTCAAACATATGCACTTTTTGCTAAAAAATCAAGCAATTATCTTCTGGTACAGCTCCCGAGCCCACGGTGCTGCGTCGCGATTGCCACTGAGTGCATTCATGTCATCCGTCTGCTACTAATCATATCTGGTGACGTCGAGACTAACCCTGGTCCTGCCAGCCTTGACACTGTACTGGCCGAATTGCAGAAACTAACCGCAGGCCAAACAACACTTGTGCAGGAGCTAAAGAGCCTGAAACTGCAGCTGACCACCACAGACAAAACAATCAGTGACCTGAATAAGCGCATGACCGACTTAGAGGTCCATTATCAGGCTCTCATGCCTCTACGCCAAGACATAAAAATACTGCAGACAACATCAACTGAAACAACTCGCCTAGTCACAGCGTTAGAGGCCCGTTTCGACGACGCCGAAAACCGATCTCGCCGCAATAACCTGATCTTCCACGGAATTACTGACCCCACTACAAATGAAACATTTACTAAGTCTGAAGAATTAATAATCCAGATCTGCCGTGATCACTTACAAACCGACATCAACCCCACAGATATAGAAAGGGCACATCGCTTAGGAAAACACACCAAAGATCGAAATCGTCCTATAATAGTAAAATTCGCACATTGGAAAACGAAAGACGCCCTTCTGTCAAAAGGCCGAATGCTGAAAGGAACTAATTATAGTGTAGGTGAAGATTTCTCTCGCCTGACTCAGAAAGCACGGAAGgcccttttgcatttcgccaaatCTAAATCACTTACATACTCTCTACGCTATAAAACTTTATACATTGGTCCTAAACGATATGTTTTTGATGATTCATCTAACTCTGTAAAAGAAATTCTGTAG